Proteins encoded by one window of Corythoichthys intestinalis isolate RoL2023-P3 chromosome 20, ASM3026506v1, whole genome shotgun sequence:
- the psme1 gene encoding proteasome activator complex subunit 1, with amino-acid sequence MAAMDIFNESKPQMDGFSNSFTKEAEDLVSTFFPQKIEELQQLLKTAFSSDDLASLKAPLDIPIPDPVKEEAKRKKMEEEKKEQGDKKDKKEDEEESGPPCGPICCNERVETLLKEVKPQIQTLKEKINMLTLWIQLQIPKIEDGDNFGVAVQEKVFEMLTSSRTKIEGFQTQMSKYYNERGDAVAKASKTPHVGDYRELVRELDENQFVELRIMVLDICATYAALFDIISKNYSKIKRPRGDSKALIY; translated from the exons ATGGCTGCGATGGATATCTTCAACGAGTCGAAGCCGCAG ATGGACGGCTTCTCTAACAGTTTCACTAAGGAG GCAGAAGATCTTGTCTCTACATTTTTCCCCCAGAAGATCGAAGAGCTGCAGCAGCTGCTGAAG ACCGCTTTCAGTTCTGATGACCTAGCATCCCTGAAGGCACCGCTGGACATTCCCATCCCGGACCCGGTGAAGGAGGAGGCCAAACGCAAAAAGATggaggaggagaaaaaggag CAGGGggacaaaaaagacaaaaaggagGACGAGGAGGAGTCTG GGCCTCCTTGCGGTCCTATCTGCTGCAATGAACGAGTGGAGACGCTCCTGAAGGAGGTCAAGCCCCAGATACAGACACTCAAAGAGAAGATCAACATG CTGACCTTGTGGATACAACTTCAAATACCCAAAATTGAAGACGGTGACAACTTTGGAGTGGCAGTGCAG GAAAAAGTGTTTGAGATGCTAACAAGCTCACGCACCAAGATAGAGGGATTCCAAACTCAGATGTCAAA ATATTACAACGAGAGAGGCGACGCCGTCGCCAAAGCGTCAAAAACACCTCACGTG GGAGACTACCGGGAGTTGGTTCGCGAGCTGGACGAGAATCAGTTCGTCGAGCTTCGCATCATGGTCCTGGACATCTGCGCCACATAT GCCGCGCTCTTCGACATCATCAGCAAGAACTACTCCAAGATCAAGAGGCCCCGAGGAGACAGCAAAGCTCTCATCTACTGA
- the pck2 gene encoding phosphoenolpyruvate carboxykinase [GTP], mitochondrial yields the protein MSCLFLGVIRRKRAVGVGLGLRSLASIPSLPSEVAEFVKGAVDECKPSGVHVVTGTPEETADILAGLEKEGMVKKLPKYENCWLARTDPKDVARVESKTVIVTKNQRDTIPVPAEGVKSQLGSWMSESDWQRARQERFPGCMAGRTMYVIPFSMGPVGSNLAKYGVQVTDSPYVVASMGIMTRMGTPVLNKLAEGVEFVRCQHSLGRPFPLKAPLVNSWPCNPDKVLISHLPDTRQILSYGSGYGGNSLLGKKCFALRIASRIAKDEGWLAEHMLILGITNPQGVKRYVAAAFPSACGKTNLAMMKPALPGWKVECVGDDIAWMKFDAQGKLRAINPENGFFGVAPGTSDKTNPYAMSTIAKNTVFTNVGETSDGGVWWEGLDPPADGVTLTDWHGKTWKHGSGTPCAHPNSRFCAPAAQCPIIDPQWESEEGVPIDAIIFGGRRPQGVPLVYESFNWQHGVFVGAAMRSEATAAAEHKGKVIMHDPFAMRPFFGYNFGDYLAHWLSMETRKGPTHLPKIFHVNWFRKDPASGAFLWPGFGENARVLEWIFKRCGREGDEEAAKKSVIGWLPEDGAIDTRGLGGDVDMGALFDVPKQFWQNETKELRAYFSQQVGGDLPAQVEAELKALEDRVHG from the exons ATGTCTTGTCTTTTCCTGGGAGTGATACGAAG AAAGCGGGCTGTCGGCGTCGGTCTCGGGCTCCGGTCCTTGGCCTCCATCCCTTCATTGCCTTCCGAGGTGGCGGAGTTTGTGAAGGGGGCGGTGGACGAGTGCAAACCCAGCGGCGTGCACGTCGTAACGGGCACGCCGGAGGAGACGGCCGACATCCTTGCGGGCCTAGAGAAGGAAGGGATGGTCAAGAAGctcccaaaatatgaaaactg CTGGCTGGCACGAACCGACCCAAAAGACGTGGCTCGGGTGGAGAGCAAGACTGTGATTGTGACCAAGAACCAGAGAGACACCATTCCCGTCCCCGCCGAAGGAGTCAAGAGCCAACTGGGCAGCTGGATGAGCGAATCCGACTGGCAGAGGGCGAGACAAGAGCGATTCCCGGGATGCATGGCAG GTCGTACCATGTATGTTATTCCTTTCAGTATGGGTCCAGTGGGTTCCAATCTTGCAAAATATGGTGTCCAG GTAACTGACTCTCCATATGTCGTGGCCAGTATGGGCATCATGACCCGTATGGGTACACCGGTTCTGAATAAACTGGCTGAGGGAGTGGAGTTTGTCCGTTGTCAGCACTCTTTAGGGCGGCCTTTCCCATTGAAAG CCCCGCTGGTCAACTCGTGGCCCTGCAACCCAGACAAGGTGCTGATCTCTCACCTGCCGGACACTAGGCAGATCTTGTCATACGGCAGCGGTTATGGAGGAAACTCCCTCTTGGGGAAGAAGTGTTTCGCTCTCCGTATTGCCTCACGCATTGCCAAGGATGAGGGATGGCTGGCAGAGCATATGTTG ATCCTGGGAATCACTAACCCTCAGGGAGTGAAGCGTTACGTGGCGGCCGCGTTCCCGAGCGCCTGCGGTAAAACCAACTTGGCAATGATGAAACCAGCTCTGCCCGGTTGGAAAGTGGAGTGCGTGGGAGACGACATTGCCTGGATGAAGTTCGACGCTCAAG GGAAGCTGAGAGCCATTAACCCCGAGAACGGCTTTTTCGGCGTTGCCCCGGGAACTTCTGATAAGACCAACCCTTACGCAATGAGCACCATAGCTAAAAACACAGTGTTTACCAACGTTGGCGAGACCAGTGACGGAGGAGTATGGTGGGAGGGTCTCGACCCCCCTGCGGATGGCGTCACACTGACTGACTGGCATGGAAAAACCTGGAAGCATG GAAGCGGCACACCTTGCGCCCACCCAAACTCGCGCTTCTGTGCGCCGGCAGCTCAGTGCCCCATCATCGACCCTCAGTGGGAGAGCGAAGAGGGCGTTCCGATTGACGCCATCATTTTCGGCGGTCGCAGGCCGCAAG GAGTTCCTCTGGTCTACGAGTCTTTTAACTGGCAACACGGTGTCTTCGTTGGAGCTGCGATGAGGTCAGAGGCCACAGCAGCTGCTGAGCATAAAG GAAAGGTGATCATGCACGACCCCTTCGCCATGCGGCCGTTCTTCGGCTACAACTTCGGCGACTACCTCGCTCACTGGCTGAGCATGGAGACGCGAAAGGGCCCGACTCACCTGCCGAAGATCTTCCACGTCAACTGGTTTCGGAAGGACCCCGCCAGCGGCGCCTTCCTTTGGCCGGGCTTCGGCGAAAACGCCCGCGTGCTGGAGTGGATCTTTAAACGCTGCGGCCGGGAGGGCGACGAGGAGGCCGCCAAGAAGAGTGTCATCGGGTGGCTGCCGGAGGACGGCGCCATTGACACGCGGGGGCTAGGCGGCGACGTGGACATGGGCGCCCTGTTTGACGTCCCCAAGCAGTTCTGGCAGAACGAGACCAAGGAGCTGAGAGCGTACTTCAGCCAACAAGTGGGAGGTGACCTGCCCGCTCAGGTGGAGGCTGAGTTGAAGGCTCTGGAGGACCGGGTTCATGGCTAA